The Thermotoga caldifontis AZM44c09 genomic interval ACGCGAGAGTGACCTCCATACCTATCGCCCAGGACATGTTTCCTATGAGCGTGGCGAAGATGAGCGGGACCAAAAACGGAAGGTACTCTTTTGAGACAACCGAGAACGCCTTCAAACCAGAAAGAACGGCGGTGTATGTGAAATCCCTTTCTCTCAAACTCAGAACCTGGGACCTTATGACTCTTGCATCCCACGCCCAACCGAACACTCCAAGCAACAGTCCGAGCATGGGCAGGCTCATCCTTCCCTTCGTTATGGTTGCCACGAGGACGATGATGATGAACAGAGGCACCACGAGGAAAGTATCACAGAGAAACGTCAAGATCCTGTCCACGAGACCTCCTTTGTACCCGGCGATCACACCTATGATGATCGCGATGACTCTGGAAATCAAAGCGGCGATGAGGGCCATGACGAGAGAATTCCTCACCGCGAAGGTGAGCTGCCAGAAAATGTCCTGACCGAGGGAGTTGGTCCCCAGAATGTGTGGCCATTTTGGAGGTAGATCGCGCATCAACGGATTGCGTTCGTAAGGACCGTACGGGGAGAAGAACGAAAGTACGGAAAGGAACACTAGGACCAGGAGCACAGAGAAACCGAACGCAAAGCGACCGTCTCTGAGAAGGTCTTTCAGCACACGCATGCTTTCACTCCTTCCTCATCTGTATCTCACTCTCGGGTCGAAGAGTGGATAAAGCAGGTCTATCAAAAGAATGCTCGTCGTAACCAGAAGAATGGAAAGCGTGCTCGCACCCAGCAAGAGATTGTAATCGCCGGAGAAGATGGCACTGTACATGAGCATTCCGATGCCCGGATATGAGAACACTATTTCGGTGATCAAAGCACCACTGAATATCTGGCCTAAGGACAGTGCAAGACCCGTTATCTGAGGAAGCATCGCGTTCCTTATGACGTACTTGCTGACGATCCTGTTCTCCTCTATTCCACCCATCTTCGCGTACTTGACATAATCTTCCGACCTGACCCCCTGGACGATGAGTTTCATGCCCTGGAACCAGGCGAACGTGCCGATCAGCACCAGAGACAGCGCCGGGAGAAACGCGTACTTGAGAAGTATCAGCACGTTCTCCAGGGTGAAAGTGAACTTCGTGCCTATCCTGAAGCCTCCACCGATGGGGAAAACGGGGATCACGTAGGCCAGCAGGATCAGGAGCGCGAGTGCTAAGATGTAGTAAGGCATGGGTCTTATC includes:
- a CDS encoding ABC transporter permease; amino-acid sequence: MSFVKRYLLPRLVTYVLVIWLGITMVFFIPRFLPTDPVQSFIDRLSSQGTYWDPAAVQETIRTLRQLYGLEGTLWEQYVGFWKRLFTGNFGPSYFQFPTPVIVLIKQSLPWTAGLLLVTTLISWIVGNILGGLAGYYSDRNWGKVLDGIAMVIRPMPYYILALALLILLAYVIPVFPIGGGFRIGTKFTFTLENVLILLKYAFLPALSLVLIGTFAWFQGMKLIVQGVRSEDYVKYAKMGGIEENRIVSKYVIRNAMLPQITGLALSLGQIFSGALITEIVFSYPGIGMLMYSAIFSGDYNLLLGASTLSILLVTTSILLIDLLYPLFDPRVRYR
- a CDS encoding ABC transporter permease, translating into MRVLKDLLRDGRFAFGFSVLLVLVFLSVLSFFSPYGPYERNPLMRDLPPKWPHILGTNSLGQDIFWQLTFAVRNSLVMALIAALISRVIAIIIGVIAGYKGGLVDRILTFLCDTFLVVPLFIIIVLVATITKGRMSLPMLGLLLGVFGWAWDARVIRSQVLSLRERDFTYTAVLSGLKAFSVVSKEYLPFLVPLIFATLIGNMSWAIGMEVTLAFLGVSNLMLPTLGTMLQWAINYQALLLGYWWWVLTPVVTSVFLFIALYLISISISAYLDPRMRIQRIGQA